The DNA region TTCATAGCAAGCCGGCATTGGAAAGTACCCGTCCAAAGCCAAAATGGGAATTGCTGGATTCGCCGCCAATCGGTGGATAAAGCGCGAGGGCTATGCTAGAATAGCACCCGGTAGCCGCTGTATGCGACAATAAAATCAATCGCTGTCACGGTTAAACATCACCCCCTACCACGGAGACCTTTTATGCCCATCCTTTCCGGCGGTGAGGCCGTCGTTCAGTCCCTCATCGCACACGACGTCAAGCTGATCTTCGGCCTGCCTGGCGTTCAAAACGACCATTTTTTCAATGCCATGTATGATGCGCGCGAGCGCATCAAGATCATCCACACGCGTCACGAGCAGGGCGCGGCGTACATGGCGCTCGGCTATGCCCTGGCGAGCGGCGGCGTCGGGGTGTTCAGCGTCGTTCCCGGCCCCGGCCTGCTCAACACGGCGGCGGCCATCGTGTCGGCGTACGCGGTCAACGCCCGTGTCCTGTGCCTAACCGGGCAGATCGCCACGACGTCGATCGGGCGCGAATTCGGCGACCTGCACGAAATCCCCGGCCAGCTCGAAATTCTGCGCACGCTGACCAAGTGGGCGGAGCGCGTGAATAGCCCGGCTGAAGCCCCGATGATGGTCGCCGAAGCGTTCCGGCAGATGAACTCCGGCCGGCCACGTCCCGTCGCGCTGGAGGTGCCGCCCGACGTACTCGAAATGCGCGTTGAAGTGGACACCGAGGTGCCGCCGCCGCCGACATTCGCGCCGCCGCTCGATCTCGACCGCATCGAGGAGGCCGCCAAACTGCTCGGACAGGCGCAGAATCCGCTCATCTGGGTCGGTGGCGGCGCGCAGGACTCCGGCGCCGACGTGCTGCGGCTGGCCGAGCTCCTACAGGCGCCAATCGGCGCGTTCCGCAACGGTCTCGGCGTCGTGGACAGCCGGAACGATCTGAGCCTGTCGCAGCAGGCCGCGCGCGAGTACTGGAACAAGGCTGACGTCGTCATTGCCATCGGCGCCAACATGCGCACGCCGCTCCAGCGCTGGGGCAAGCCGTCGTCGACCAGGCTCATCCGCATCGACGTAGACCCGACGACGCACAACAAGTTCGTGCGACCCGACGTCTCCATCACCGCGCGGGCGCAGGACGCCCTGCCGCAACTGCTGCGCGCCGTCGAGCGACACAACCGCAAGCGCGAGCCGCGTGCCGAAGAGACGCGCGCCTTGAAGACGGCCTGGGAGCAGAAGGCCGAGGCGCTGCAGCCGCAGTTGTCGTACATCAAGGTCATGCGCGAGGAACTGGGCGAGGACGGCATCTTCGTGGACGAGATGACCCAGGTCGCCTATGTGGCCCGCATGACGATGCCGGTCTACAAGCCGCACACCTACATCACGAGCGGCTACCAGGGCACGCTCGGCTACGGCTTCCAGACCGCCATCGGCGTCAAGGTCGCCCGGCCGGATGTGCCCGTGATCTCGGTCAGCGGCGATGGCGGCTTCATGTTTGGCGTGCAGGAACTGGCGACCGCCGTGCAGCAGCGCATCCCGCTGGTGGCGATTGTGTACAACAACAACCAGTACGGCAACGTGCAGATGATGCAGAAGTCGATGCATGGCGGCCGCGTCATCGCGACCGATCTGCACAATCCCGACTTCGTGAAACTGGCCGAGAGCTTCGGCGCGCTCGGACTGCGTGCCACGAACCCCGAGGAACTGCGCGGCGCAATCCGCAAGGGCTTCGCTCAAAGTGGCCCCACGCTGATCGACGTGCCGATCGGCGACGTGCCGAGCATCGATCGCTTCCGCTAAAGAACGCAAAGCGCCCCTGCCAGCAGACTGGCGGGGCGCTTATTTGTTTCGGTGCGGTTACGCGTTCGCAGCCGGCGCGCCTGCACCATTGTCCGGCGCTTGCAAGTCCACTGGCGCGGGGGCCACACACATTAGAATCGTCGTCGCCAGCGGCGGCAGGCGTAGTACCAGCGAGCATGGCTGGTTGTGCCATGGCGTGCGCTCGGCGACAAGCGCTCCAGTATTGACGACGCCGCTGCCGCCGTACGTTTCGGCATCGCTGTTCAGCAGCTCCCGATAGTCGCCCAGCACCGGTACGCCGATCCGGTAGTTCTCGCGCGGCAGCGGCGTGAAGTTGCAGGCCACGACCGTAAAATCCGCCGGGTCTTTGGCGCGGCGCAGGAAGACGATCACGCTCCGGTCGTTATCCTGAAAATCGACCCACTCGAAGCCCGACCACGTAAAATCCACCTCGAACAGCGACTGCTCGGCACGATACAGCGCATTCAGATCGGCGACGTATTGCTGCAGGCCGCGATGGCCCGCGTCCTCCAGCAGATTCCAGTCCAACGCGCGGGACTCACTCCACTCGCGCCACTGGCCGATCTCGCCGCCCATGAACAGCAGCTTCTTGCCGGGATGCGTCGCCATGTAGCCGTAGAAGGCGCGCAGGTTCGCGAACTTGCGCCACAGATCGCCCGGCATCTTGTCGAGCAGCGACTTTTTGAGATGCACCACTTCGTCATGCGACAGCGCCAGGACAAAGTTTTCGTTGAATGCGTACCAGAGCGAGAAGGTAATCAGGTTCTGATTGTTGCGGCGGAACAGTGGGTCCATCTGCATGAACTTCAGCATGTCGTGCATCCAGCCCATGTTCCATTTGAGGTCGAACCCAAGCCCCCCGACGTAGGTCGGCCGCGTCACCATCGGCCAGGCCGTCGACTCTTCCGCGATGGTCAGCACATGCCGCCCGTCGGCGTGCACCAACTCGTTGAACCGTTTCAACAGCTCGATCGCGTCGAGGTTCTCGCGGCCGCCGAACCGGTTCGGCACCCACTGGTCTGGCTGTCGCGAGTAGTCGAGGTACAACATGGAGGCGACCGCGTCCACGCGCAGGCCATCGACGTGATACTCGTCAATCCAGAACAGTGCGTTGGCCAGCAGGAAGTTGCGCACCTCGTTGCGCCCGTAGTTGAACACCAGCGTGCCCCACTCGGCATGTTCGCCCCGGCGCGGATCGGCGTGCTCGTACAGGTGTGTGCCGTCGAAGTACGCCAGACCGTGCGCATCCTTCGGGAAATGCGCCGGCACCCAATCGAGCAGCACGCCGACCCCGTTGCGATGGCAGTAATCGACAAAGTATTTGAAATCGTCCGGGGTGCCGTGGCGGCTCGTCGGCGCGAAGTAGCCGGTGACCTGGTAGCCCCATGAACCATCGTACGGGTGCTCCATGATCGGCAGCAATTCGATGTGTGTGTAGCCCATCCGGCGCGCATACTCGACTAGTTCATGCGCCAACTCGCGGTAATTGAGCCACCCTTCCAACTCAGCGCCGCGCTCGCCCGCCGGCGTCTTCCGCCATGACCCCAGGTGAACTTCGTATATTGCGATCGGCGCGCTCAGGTCGTTATGCGCGGCGCGGCCGGTCGTCATCCATTCGTCATCGCCCCAGGCGTATTGGTGCAGATCGTAGACGATCGACGCCGTGTTGGGACGCAGCTCCGACTGAAAAGCGTACGGGTCAGATTTGTCTACCTTGGAATGGAAGTCGGCGGTGCGAACTTCGTACTTATACGCTGTGCCAGCCGCTAGGCCGGGAATGAAGATGTCCCAGATGCCCACCGGCGAGTGCAGCCGCATTGGGTGCGCCCGGCCATCCCATCCATTGAACGGCCCGATCACGCTCACCCGCCCTGCATTGGGCGCCCACACCGCGAATGTAACACCGGAGACTCCGTCGACGATGGCCGGATGCGCCCCCAGCTTGTCGTATGCGCGTTCGTGCTTGCCCTCGCCCAACAGATATAGGTCGTACTCACCCAGTACCGGTGGAAACGCATACGGGTCATGGAACGCACGGGCGGAGCCATCGGGCATGATGGCCTGCAGTTGATAATGGCCGGGAATCTCACTGGTCGGCTCCTCGGTCTCAAACAGGCCGGCCTCGTGTACACAGGTCATGGATTGCGCAACGCCGTCCGGACCGGCGACTCGGCATTCGCATGCACCCGGCAAAAATGCGCGGATGACCGTCAGGTCGCCGTCTCGGTGCGGCCCCAGCACGGCGAACGGATCGCGCTCGCGCCCGGAAACAAGGGACTGGATTCGCTCTGCTGGTAGCGTCATCATCGATGAACTCCGTGCCGATCCCGCGCCCGCTTGCAGACCCGGTGCATACAACCACCCGTCGCGCTATGCCGCATCGTGCCTCCGAATCAACTGATACACCATCCCGCTGCGCGGCGGCAGCACCATATCCCACATATAGCCGCGCGTCACCTCAGCCGATTGTGGCGACCAGACATCTTTGAGCACATCGCCGTCAGTCAGTACGCCCGCCGTGCCAATATTGGCAACTTGCAAGCGGTCGCCGGCGTTGAACAAGACGACGAGAACCTCTTCTGCCGTATGGCGGGCAAACGCAAAGACCATGCCTTCAGCGTACAGGACCGTGAATGCGCCGGTGCGCAGAGCCGGATGGGCACGGCGCAGCGCAATACACTTGCGCACATACGCCTGCATGTCCGTGTCCCACTGGCGGCGATCCCACGGCATCGCGCGCCGGCTGTCCGGGTCGCGCCCGCCCGGCAGGCCAATCTCGTCGCCATAGTAAATGCATGGCGCGCCTGGGTAGGTCATCTGCATGAGCGTCGCCAGCCGCATGGCGGCCTCATCGCCGCGCGCAATCGTCACAAAGCGCGCGGTGTCGTGGCTGTCCAGCAGATTGAGCATCGTGTGCGTCGCGGCAGACGGATATCGCGATAGCAGCGTCTCGATCTGCGCAGCGAACCCGATCGCATCACACGGCAAAACGTCGCCATAGCCGCCCTGCCAGAGCGAGGCGTCGCCGCGCTTCCCGATGAAGAACTCGATGCACGCCTTCGTAAACCCGTAATTCATCACCGCATCGAACATATCGCCGCGCAGCCAGCGCTCGGCGGGGCCCCAGATCTCGCCCACAATATACGCGTCTTGGTTGCCTTCTTTGACCACCCGCCGGAACTCGCGCCAGAACGGATCGTCGTCAATTTCGCTCGGCACGTCAAGCCGCCAGCCGTCAATGCCAAAATCGATCCAGTGCCGCGCCACGCGGAAGATGTAATCGCGCACGGCCGGATTACTCGTATTGAACTTGGGGAGCGCTTTCAAGTTCCACCAGGCGTCGTAGCCCGGCGGGTGGCCGTCGTCGGCATAGGCGTTGAGCGGAAACGAGCGCACGTGAAACCAGTCCAGATACAGCGATTGCGCGCCGTTCTCCAGGATATGATTAAACTGGAAGAAACCGCGACTGGCGTGGTTGAAGACACCGTCCAGCACCACCCGCATGTCATTCCGGTGCGCCACGTCAAGCAGTTCGCGCAGCGCGGCGTCGCCACCTAGGAGCGGGTCGACCCGCACGTAGTCGTGCGTGTGATAGCGATGGTTGGCCGTCGACTGGAACACCGGAGTAAAATACAGCGCCGTCACCCCCAGGTCGCGCAAATAGCCAATCTGCTCGGCCACCCCCAGCAGATCGCCGCCTTTGAAGCCCAGCGGTGTAGGGGCGGACTCCCAGGGCTCCAGATTGGTCGGTTTTGGCACGCGGGGGCTGCGTGCATAGCGATCCGGAAATATCTGGTAGAATATGGCATCGCGGACCCAGGCGGGAGTGTGAAGGGTTTCCAAGTAGCTCCTCGCAGTGTGACGGACTGCCGTACAAGTATAGCACAGTGCGGTCGGCCGGGGCCGCGCTCGGCTGAGTTACCGGAGGAGTCTGCCGGTTAATCGAGGCGAGCACTCCGATAATGAGTAACCAGAAGCGTTGCTGCGTGTGCCCCTCGCACGGCACGCCGTGGCCAGCAAACTGAAGTAAAGATGTTGGCGCTGATAGCTCGGCGCTTTGATGTATCTTTTCGTAAACGACATCCGTTATAATCAGTGGACAG from Chloroflexota bacterium includes:
- a CDS encoding acetolactate synthase, with the protein product MPILSGGEAVVQSLIAHDVKLIFGLPGVQNDHFFNAMYDARERIKIIHTRHEQGAAYMALGYALASGGVGVFSVVPGPGLLNTAAAIVSAYAVNARVLCLTGQIATTSIGREFGDLHEIPGQLEILRTLTKWAERVNSPAEAPMMVAEAFRQMNSGRPRPVALEVPPDVLEMRVEVDTEVPPPPTFAPPLDLDRIEEAAKLLGQAQNPLIWVGGGAQDSGADVLRLAELLQAPIGAFRNGLGVVDSRNDLSLSQQAAREYWNKADVVIAIGANMRTPLQRWGKPSSTRLIRIDVDPTTHNKFVRPDVSITARAQDALPQLLRAVERHNRKREPRAEETRALKTAWEQKAEALQPQLSYIKVMREELGEDGIFVDEMTQVAYVARMTMPVYKPHTYITSGYQGTLGYGFQTAIGVKVARPDVPVISVSGDGGFMFGVQELATAVQQRIPLVAIVYNNNQYGNVQMMQKSMHGGRVIATDLHNPDFVKLAESFGALGLRATNPEELRGAIRKGFAQSGPTLIDVPIGDVPSIDRFR
- the glgB gene encoding 1,4-alpha-glucan branching protein GlgB translates to MTLPAERIQSLVSGRERDPFAVLGPHRDGDLTVIRAFLPGACECRVAGPDGVAQSMTCVHEAGLFETEEPTSEIPGHYQLQAIMPDGSARAFHDPYAFPPVLGEYDLYLLGEGKHERAYDKLGAHPAIVDGVSGVTFAVWAPNAGRVSVIGPFNGWDGRAHPMRLHSPVGIWDIFIPGLAAGTAYKYEVRTADFHSKVDKSDPYAFQSELRPNTASIVYDLHQYAWGDDEWMTTGRAAHNDLSAPIAIYEVHLGSWRKTPAGERGAELEGWLNYRELAHELVEYARRMGYTHIELLPIMEHPYDGSWGYQVTGYFAPTSRHGTPDDFKYFVDYCHRNGVGVLLDWVPAHFPKDAHGLAYFDGTHLYEHADPRRGEHAEWGTLVFNYGRNEVRNFLLANALFWIDEYHVDGLRVDAVASMLYLDYSRQPDQWVPNRFGGRENLDAIELLKRFNELVHADGRHVLTIAEESTAWPMVTRPTYVGGLGFDLKWNMGWMHDMLKFMQMDPLFRRNNQNLITFSLWYAFNENFVLALSHDEVVHLKKSLLDKMPGDLWRKFANLRAFYGYMATHPGKKLLFMGGEIGQWREWSESRALDWNLLEDAGHRGLQQYVADLNALYRAEQSLFEVDFTWSGFEWVDFQDNDRSVIVFLRRAKDPADFTVVACNFTPLPRENYRIGVPVLGDYRELLNSDAETYGGSGVVNTGALVAERTPWHNQPCSLVLRLPPLATTILMCVAPAPVDLQAPDNGAGAPAANA
- a CDS encoding glycoside hydrolase family 13 protein — encoded protein: METLHTPAWVRDAIFYQIFPDRYARSPRVPKPTNLEPWESAPTPLGFKGGDLLGVAEQIGYLRDLGVTALYFTPVFQSTANHRYHTHDYVRVDPLLGGDAALRELLDVAHRNDMRVVLDGVFNHASRGFFQFNHILENGAQSLYLDWFHVRSFPLNAYADDGHPPGYDAWWNLKALPKFNTSNPAVRDYIFRVARHWIDFGIDGWRLDVPSEIDDDPFWREFRRVVKEGNQDAYIVGEIWGPAERWLRGDMFDAVMNYGFTKACIEFFIGKRGDASLWQGGYGDVLPCDAIGFAAQIETLLSRYPSAATHTMLNLLDSHDTARFVTIARGDEAAMRLATLMQMTYPGAPCIYYGDEIGLPGGRDPDSRRAMPWDRRQWDTDMQAYVRKCIALRRAHPALRTGAFTVLYAEGMVFAFARHTAEEVLVVLFNAGDRLQVANIGTAGVLTDGDVLKDVWSPQSAEVTRGYMWDMVLPPRSGMVYQLIRRHDAA